One Argonema galeatum A003/A1 genomic region harbors:
- the rpmB gene encoding 50S ribosomal protein L28: MSRVCQLTGKKANNAYAISHSHRRTKKLQEVNLQWKRVWWAEGKRWVKLRLSTKAIKTLDHKGLAAMAKEAGLDLNKF, from the coding sequence ATGTCCCGTGTATGTCAACTGACTGGTAAGAAGGCGAATAACGCCTACGCTATTTCCCATTCTCACAGACGCACCAAAAAGCTGCAAGAAGTCAACTTGCAGTGGAAGCGAGTTTGGTGGGCCGAAGGGAAACGCTGGGTGAAGCTCCGCCTTTCCACAAAGGCAATCAAAACCTTAGATCACAAGGGTTTGGCAGCTATGGCTAAAGAAGCTGGGCTTGACCTGAATAAGTTTTAA
- the hpsA gene encoding hormogonium polysaccharide biosynthesis protein HpsA, giving the protein MLNRKQTKAIKKFIYTIFKQFWQLSRSTSRKLSRWLVRNLLNIGRRRRMATARSGFVLPTVVMLLLVVALVVAALLFRTGSRTNQVIGAREEQVIYNAATPAIERAKAKLEYLFRKDKRFPSGPPSDEMLLSMLTNEPAQYSNPALTTQLNPNPYKLNDETELGNINPNIDGKPDPAWSYKIDVDGDGNPETVVYSITLKRRETAGSITLENSTDQQKANSLVVRNGPINSRITTDPVCAALTATPAPPAGGAVPVRATNENDWFPQGSATLRKTFQVDAIVISNKAGTSRTVATLEFQQDRQIDRGNKWGAWFRYDLEIFPSASGRMQWNGAMYTAGNLMIGNGANFTSYLISAPKSCFYRKDASEIRINQNLPTTPTALNPRFMGQIVAGQIEGDAFNGSASLHVMKPDNSPNTNAGQTTLDQAKDSVNSGTPSSIALDPVVLFTTSTSQSRGSDPTNTSASLNDTSFDRTDAAAGQIGYFSTTERIVRRTETPPFIDDTYRADDRYGPKPAYGTNNEVVLDSGSKRNGQNIQTGDQQLLTNNTVDPLDTEFRTLGWDGYWERRASLAGLRVIVGERLELGNPYGWTSNDPLYPPDQTMPHGDRQRRTLRDNLAAVQATAVYHVANPSGANVPIACLATTSHPGTQATIDLSKDFRTTNGQLNTNFFTGKGTNGWEYAPPPTGLGGSWDTALRNLASFAGEIDGAFPPRQEGGRIHPNPFLTMWGNFSNLRRAIESGNNSIADNTYKYTAACTMGMLAQNINRIQTSTISTAVQVQQLSDALPTTLTATATASDYIAAMPSTTDPEKERKERLRLIHLQNQIKRDREFGFALVPQTILDDANHSYSVQYLTSENPQPGGTETPYTFAGITYDKNVAAETATTKKTLKLSCNYREAAPNGNNYFGLGAPTNVTEEKRFIRLAVSLCSSTQLPELPSLYYLFPTAAHGRNSVDATVNSNEPYIRQTNDAGISVIGGNFIPLNPSDILEVTPIDNVGSWRLPHTTDATGRTSRTQITKPDNSPEYVSLIDTSFYNGREMMTVRTLDVDLNLLRSTSINGNTWLPTSGIVYAFREDAAREDAISRPGAGAGSCSTNAQITTGGCQMRAIPIANNPQDPAVSANGVSPKPVDYYADPDRRPHGFRLFNGRDISRSGNKGLSFISDNPVYIQGDFNFHSTDGNTNNLEEFTQRLDDNTWTPANFYTDRTTLDANFARPATDHWRPSEILGDAVTILSNSFKEGNIADGITNSGTPATHSFRAMNGPNSGRANNTWVREDGTTSSVNLPIKVSRNGNPLYCGAGSVTGICTNPTEETSFRPLDTDYAILANPIVLNTATPTRVNAMIISGITPSGQGLSYGGFQNFPRYIENWLNVNQVISGSFMQLNFSTYATAPFRQNAWEPGTTANGGFPKYYSAPLRRWGYDVGLQYAPAAPVAQRLGSQPSSRSEFYKDLRADDLYICKLRRAMNRLDPTLDQPSLTECD; this is encoded by the coding sequence ATGTTAAACCGCAAGCAAACCAAGGCCATTAAAAAATTCATCTACACCATATTCAAACAGTTTTGGCAACTATCGAGAAGTACTAGCAGGAAACTCAGCCGTTGGTTGGTGCGTAACTTGCTGAACATAGGCCGCAGGCGGCGTATGGCTACGGCTAGATCTGGATTTGTGCTGCCAACAGTAGTCATGCTGCTGTTGGTTGTGGCTTTGGTGGTGGCTGCGCTCCTATTTCGGACGGGAAGCCGGACTAATCAAGTGATTGGAGCCCGTGAAGAGCAGGTTATTTACAATGCTGCTACGCCAGCAATTGAACGGGCTAAGGCAAAGTTGGAGTACTTGTTCCGAAAAGATAAGCGGTTTCCCAGCGGTCCGCCTTCCGATGAAATGCTGCTTTCTATGCTCACCAACGAGCCTGCTCAGTACAGCAATCCAGCATTGACTACCCAGCTTAATCCCAATCCCTATAAGCTTAACGATGAGACAGAGTTGGGAAATATCAATCCAAATATTGATGGCAAACCCGATCCAGCCTGGTCTTATAAAATTGATGTCGATGGAGATGGGAACCCAGAAACTGTCGTCTACTCCATAACTTTAAAAAGAAGAGAAACAGCCGGAAGTATAACCCTAGAAAACAGCACCGATCAGCAGAAAGCTAACTCCCTGGTTGTCCGTAATGGCCCAATAAATTCTAGAATTACTACCGACCCCGTATGTGCCGCTCTCACCGCGACTCCGGCACCCCCAGCAGGTGGAGCAGTTCCGGTAAGAGCGACAAATGAAAATGATTGGTTCCCTCAAGGTAGCGCCACCCTACGGAAGACTTTTCAGGTCGATGCGATCGTCATCTCTAACAAAGCAGGAACTAGCAGAACCGTTGCGACACTAGAATTTCAGCAGGATAGACAGATAGACAGAGGCAATAAATGGGGGGCTTGGTTCCGCTATGACTTAGAAATTTTTCCAAGTGCGAGCGGGCGAATGCAGTGGAATGGAGCTATGTATACTGCAGGCAACCTGATGATCGGTAACGGGGCAAACTTTACAAGCTATTTAATCAGTGCGCCTAAATCCTGTTTTTACAGAAAAGACGCTTCTGAAATAAGGATTAATCAAAATTTACCAACTACACCAACTGCTCTAAACCCACGCTTTATGGGTCAAATTGTCGCCGGTCAAATAGAGGGCGATGCCTTCAATGGCAGCGCATCTTTGCACGTCATGAAACCTGACAATTCCCCGAATACTAACGCGGGTCAGACTACACTCGATCAAGCTAAAGACTCAGTAAACAGTGGTACGCCAAGTAGTATTGCTCTCGATCCAGTAGTTTTGTTTACCACCTCTACCTCGCAATCGCGAGGCTCAGACCCTACCAATACATCAGCATCATTAAACGATACGAGCTTTGATAGAACAGACGCCGCAGCTGGACAAATAGGCTATTTTTCTACCACAGAAAGGATTGTAAGGAGAACTGAAACTCCTCCTTTCATAGATGATACTTACCGGGCAGACGATCGCTATGGCCCTAAACCCGCATACGGTACTAACAACGAAGTTGTTCTGGATTCAGGTTCAAAAAGAAATGGACAGAACATCCAAACAGGTGACCAGCAACTGCTTACTAACAACACTGTAGATCCGCTTGACACAGAGTTCAGAACATTGGGTTGGGATGGTTACTGGGAACGGCGAGCTTCGCTTGCAGGTCTGCGCGTGATTGTGGGAGAGCGATTGGAATTGGGCAATCCCTACGGTTGGACGAGTAATGACCCGCTTTACCCGCCCGATCAGACAATGCCTCATGGAGACCGACAGCGGCGCACCCTGAGAGACAATTTGGCAGCAGTACAAGCAACAGCCGTTTACCACGTAGCCAACCCATCTGGAGCTAACGTCCCTATTGCCTGCCTAGCCACTACATCTCATCCGGGAACCCAAGCAACCATTGACCTAAGTAAAGACTTTAGGACTACAAATGGACAACTGAATACCAATTTCTTCACTGGGAAAGGCACCAACGGCTGGGAATACGCCCCGCCACCGACAGGCTTGGGTGGCAGTTGGGATACTGCGCTGAGAAACTTAGCCAGTTTTGCAGGGGAAATAGATGGTGCATTTCCACCCCGACAAGAAGGAGGACGCATTCACCCCAATCCCTTTTTAACTATGTGGGGTAATTTCTCCAACCTGCGGCGAGCAATAGAGTCTGGCAATAATAGCATTGCAGATAACACCTACAAGTACACTGCTGCCTGCACGATGGGTATGCTAGCTCAAAACATCAACCGGATTCAGACATCCACCATTAGCACTGCTGTACAGGTGCAGCAGTTGAGTGACGCTCTGCCCACTACACTGACGGCTACGGCGACAGCTAGTGATTATATTGCAGCAATGCCTTCAACTACAGATCCGGAAAAGGAAAGGAAAGAACGGTTACGCCTTATCCACCTGCAAAATCAAATTAAAAGAGACCGAGAGTTTGGTTTTGCTTTGGTACCACAAACAATACTAGACGATGCTAATCACAGCTATTCAGTACAATATCTCACCTCAGAAAACCCCCAGCCAGGAGGTACAGAAACCCCCTATACATTTGCTGGCATAACTTATGACAAAAATGTGGCGGCAGAGACTGCTACAACCAAAAAAACCCTTAAACTAAGCTGCAACTATAGGGAAGCAGCACCAAATGGGAATAACTATTTTGGTTTAGGCGCTCCTACCAACGTAACCGAAGAAAAACGTTTTATCCGCTTAGCAGTAAGTCTATGCTCGTCTACGCAGCTACCAGAGTTACCATCGCTTTATTATCTTTTCCCCACAGCAGCTCATGGTCGCAACAGTGTGGATGCCACTGTTAATAGCAACGAACCATACATTAGACAGACAAACGATGCTGGTATTTCTGTGATAGGCGGAAATTTTATCCCTCTCAACCCTTCAGATATTCTGGAGGTAACTCCAATAGATAATGTGGGCAGTTGGAGACTACCGCATACAACTGATGCAACAGGCAGGACAAGCAGAACCCAAATAACTAAACCAGACAATAGCCCAGAGTACGTTTCCCTCATAGACACCAGCTTCTACAATGGCCGGGAAATGATGACAGTGCGGACATTGGATGTAGATCTAAACCTGCTCAGAAGCACTTCCATAAACGGCAATACCTGGTTACCGACAAGTGGCATTGTCTACGCTTTCCGGGAAGATGCAGCGCGTGAAGATGCGATCTCCAGACCAGGTGCAGGTGCAGGTAGTTGCAGCACAAATGCACAGATAACAACCGGAGGCTGCCAAATGAGGGCTATTCCTATTGCTAATAACCCTCAAGACCCTGCTGTCAGTGCAAACGGGGTCTCACCCAAACCAGTAGATTACTACGCCGACCCAGACCGTCGTCCTCATGGCTTCCGATTATTTAATGGTAGAGATATCAGCCGTTCTGGTAATAAGGGTTTGAGCTTCATTTCCGATAACCCGGTTTACATTCAGGGTGATTTCAATTTCCACAGCACGGATGGAAATACCAACAATCTGGAGGAATTTACACAACGACTCGATGATAATACCTGGACTCCGGCTAATTTCTACACTGACAGAACTACGTTGGATGCTAATTTTGCTAGACCTGCTACTGACCATTGGCGACCATCTGAAATTCTGGGGGATGCAGTTACTATCCTTTCCAATAGTTTCAAAGAAGGCAATATAGCGGATGGCATCACAAATTCGGGTACGCCTGCTACGCATTCTTTCCGTGCCATGAATGGCCCTAATAGTGGTCGTGCTAATAATACTTGGGTTCGGGAGGATGGCACAACAAGTAGTGTCAATCTCCCCATCAAAGTCTCCCGCAACGGTAACCCATTATATTGTGGGGCTGGTTCTGTAACTGGGATCTGCACTAACCCAACTGAGGAAACAAGTTTTCGACCCTTAGACACAGACTATGCGATCTTAGCTAATCCGATTGTGCTCAACACAGCTACGCCAACTAGGGTCAACGCCATGATCATCAGCGGTATTACGCCGTCTGGACAGGGACTATCTTATGGCGGTTTCCAAAATTTCCCCAGGTACATAGAAAATTGGCTGAACGTTAATCAGGTTATTTCCGGGTCTTTCATGCAGCTAAACTTCAGCACCTACGCCACCGCCCCCTTCAGACAAAATGCTTGGGAACCGGGTACGACTGCCAACGGTGGCTTCCCTAAATACTACAGTGCGCCTTTACGCCGCTGGGGTTACGATGTGGGGCTACAATATGCACCGGCAGCGCCAGTAGCACAGCGCTTGGGATCGCAACCGTCCTCCCGCAGCGAGTTCTACAAAGATTTAAGAGCAGACGACTTATACATTTGCAAATTACGTCGGGCTATGAACAGGCTCGATCCCACTCTAGATCAACCATCTCTAACAGAGTGCGACTAA